From a single Ciconia boyciana chromosome 4, ASM3463844v1, whole genome shotgun sequence genomic region:
- the LOC140650562 gene encoding dnaJ homolog subfamily A member 1-like isoform X1: MVKETLYYDVLGVKPSASAEELKKAYRKLALKYHPDKNPNEGEKFKQISQAYEILSDQRKRDLYDKGGEQAVKEGGSSSSFGSPMDIFDLFFGGGGRMQRERRGKNVVHQLSISLEDLYNGATRKLALQKNVICDKCEGRGGRKGAIECCPNCRGTGMQIRIHQIGPGMVQQIQSVCMECQGHGERISPKDRCKSCTGRKIVREKKILEVHIDKGMKDGQKITFHGEGDQEPGLEPGDIIIVLDQKDHPTLTRQGEDLVMCMDIQLVEALCGFQKPITTLDNRTIIITSHPGQTVKHGDIKCVLNEGMPIYRRPYEKGRLIIEFKVNFPGSGFFSSDKLYLLEKLLPARQAVEETEEMEQVDLMDFDPAQDRRHCCNGEAYEDDEHHPGGGVQCQTS, from the exons ATGGTGAAGGAGACCCTGTATTATGATGTGCTGGGGGTGAAGCCCAGTGCCTCTGCTGAGGAGCTGAAGAAGGCGTACCGTAAGCTGGCCTTAAAATATCACCCTGATAAGAACCCCAATGAGGGTGAGAAG TTCAAACAGATTTCCCAAGCCTATGAGATACTGTCTGACCAGAGGAAGAGAGATCTGTATGATAAAGGTGGTGAGCAGGCCGTCAAAGAGGGTGGCTCCAGTAGTAGTTTTGGGTCACCCATGGACATATTTGACTTGTTCTTTGGAGGTGGTGGGAGGATGCAAAGGGAGAGACGAG GCAAAAATGTTGTTCATCAGTTGTCGATAAGCTTAGAAGATCTGTATAATGGTGCAACAAGAAAGCTGGCTTTGCAAAAGAATGTGATCTGTGACAAATGTGAAG GTCGTGGTGGTAGGAAGGGTGCAATAGAATGCTGTCCTAATTGCAGAGGCACAGGCATGCAAATCAGAATTCACCAGATTGGTCCAGGAATGGTGCAACAGATTCAGTCTGTATGTATGGAGTGTCAGGGGCATGGGGAGCGTATCAGCCCCAAGGACCGGTGCAAGAGCTGCACTGGCAGAAAAATTGTTAGAGAGAAGAAGATTCTAGAAGTTCACATTGACAAAG GAATGAAGGATGGTCAGAAAATAACATTCCATGGTGAAGGGGACCAAGAGCCAGGACTAGAGCCAGGGGACATAATTATCGTCTTGGATCAAAAAGATCACCCTACACTTACAAG GCAAGGGGAAGACCTTGTTATGTGCATGGATATACAGCTGGTTGAAGCACTGTGTGGCTTTCAAAAACCTATCACAACACTGGATAATAGAACTATAATTATTACTTCTCATCCTG gCCAGACTGTCAAACATGGGGATATTAAGTGTGTGCTGAATGAAGGCATGCCAATATATCGTAGGCCATATGAAAAAGGACGTCTAATCATAGAGTTCAAG GTGAACTTCCCAGGTAGTGGCTTCTTCTCCTCAGATAAGTTGTATTTGCTGGAAAAACTGCTACCTGCAAGGCAGGCAGTagaagaaactgaggaaatGGAACAAGTGGATTTAATGGACTTTGATCCAGCTCAAGACAGAAGACATTGCTGTAATGGAGAAGCCTATGAAGATGATGAGCATCACCCTGGAGGTGGTGTTCAATGTCAGACTTCTTAA
- the LOC140650562 gene encoding dnaJ homolog subfamily A member 1-like isoform X2 has product MVKETLYYDVLGVKPSASAEELKKAYRKLALKYHPDKNPNEGEKFKQISQAYEILSDQRKRDLYDKGGKNVVHQLSISLEDLYNGATRKLALQKNVICDKCEGRGGRKGAIECCPNCRGTGMQIRIHQIGPGMVQQIQSVCMECQGHGERISPKDRCKSCTGRKIVREKKILEVHIDKGMKDGQKITFHGEGDQEPGLEPGDIIIVLDQKDHPTLTRQGEDLVMCMDIQLVEALCGFQKPITTLDNRTIIITSHPGQTVKHGDIKCVLNEGMPIYRRPYEKGRLIIEFKVNFPGSGFFSSDKLYLLEKLLPARQAVEETEEMEQVDLMDFDPAQDRRHCCNGEAYEDDEHHPGGGVQCQTS; this is encoded by the exons ATGGTGAAGGAGACCCTGTATTATGATGTGCTGGGGGTGAAGCCCAGTGCCTCTGCTGAGGAGCTGAAGAAGGCGTACCGTAAGCTGGCCTTAAAATATCACCCTGATAAGAACCCCAATGAGGGTGAGAAG TTCAAACAGATTTCCCAAGCCTATGAGATACTGTCTGACCAGAGGAAGAGAGATCTGTATGATAAAGGTG GCAAAAATGTTGTTCATCAGTTGTCGATAAGCTTAGAAGATCTGTATAATGGTGCAACAAGAAAGCTGGCTTTGCAAAAGAATGTGATCTGTGACAAATGTGAAG GTCGTGGTGGTAGGAAGGGTGCAATAGAATGCTGTCCTAATTGCAGAGGCACAGGCATGCAAATCAGAATTCACCAGATTGGTCCAGGAATGGTGCAACAGATTCAGTCTGTATGTATGGAGTGTCAGGGGCATGGGGAGCGTATCAGCCCCAAGGACCGGTGCAAGAGCTGCACTGGCAGAAAAATTGTTAGAGAGAAGAAGATTCTAGAAGTTCACATTGACAAAG GAATGAAGGATGGTCAGAAAATAACATTCCATGGTGAAGGGGACCAAGAGCCAGGACTAGAGCCAGGGGACATAATTATCGTCTTGGATCAAAAAGATCACCCTACACTTACAAG GCAAGGGGAAGACCTTGTTATGTGCATGGATATACAGCTGGTTGAAGCACTGTGTGGCTTTCAAAAACCTATCACAACACTGGATAATAGAACTATAATTATTACTTCTCATCCTG gCCAGACTGTCAAACATGGGGATATTAAGTGTGTGCTGAATGAAGGCATGCCAATATATCGTAGGCCATATGAAAAAGGACGTCTAATCATAGAGTTCAAG GTGAACTTCCCAGGTAGTGGCTTCTTCTCCTCAGATAAGTTGTATTTGCTGGAAAAACTGCTACCTGCAAGGCAGGCAGTagaagaaactgaggaaatGGAACAAGTGGATTTAATGGACTTTGATCCAGCTCAAGACAGAAGACATTGCTGTAATGGAGAAGCCTATGAAGATGATGAGCATCACCCTGGAGGTGGTGTTCAATGTCAGACTTCTTAA
- the LOC140650562 gene encoding dnaJ homolog subfamily A member 1-like isoform X3, protein MVKETLYYDVLGVKPSASAEELKKAYRKLALKYHPDKNPNEGEKFKQISQAYEILSDQRKRDLYDKGKNVVHQLSISLEDLYNGATRKLALQKNVICDKCEGRGGRKGAIECCPNCRGTGMQIRIHQIGPGMVQQIQSVCMECQGHGERISPKDRCKSCTGRKIVREKKILEVHIDKGMKDGQKITFHGEGDQEPGLEPGDIIIVLDQKDHPTLTRQGEDLVMCMDIQLVEALCGFQKPITTLDNRTIIITSHPGQTVKHGDIKCVLNEGMPIYRRPYEKGRLIIEFKVNFPGSGFFSSDKLYLLEKLLPARQAVEETEEMEQVDLMDFDPAQDRRHCCNGEAYEDDEHHPGGGVQCQTS, encoded by the exons ATGGTGAAGGAGACCCTGTATTATGATGTGCTGGGGGTGAAGCCCAGTGCCTCTGCTGAGGAGCTGAAGAAGGCGTACCGTAAGCTGGCCTTAAAATATCACCCTGATAAGAACCCCAATGAGGGTGAGAAG TTCAAACAGATTTCCCAAGCCTATGAGATACTGTCTGACCAGAGGAAGAGAGATCTGTATGATAAAG GCAAAAATGTTGTTCATCAGTTGTCGATAAGCTTAGAAGATCTGTATAATGGTGCAACAAGAAAGCTGGCTTTGCAAAAGAATGTGATCTGTGACAAATGTGAAG GTCGTGGTGGTAGGAAGGGTGCAATAGAATGCTGTCCTAATTGCAGAGGCACAGGCATGCAAATCAGAATTCACCAGATTGGTCCAGGAATGGTGCAACAGATTCAGTCTGTATGTATGGAGTGTCAGGGGCATGGGGAGCGTATCAGCCCCAAGGACCGGTGCAAGAGCTGCACTGGCAGAAAAATTGTTAGAGAGAAGAAGATTCTAGAAGTTCACATTGACAAAG GAATGAAGGATGGTCAGAAAATAACATTCCATGGTGAAGGGGACCAAGAGCCAGGACTAGAGCCAGGGGACATAATTATCGTCTTGGATCAAAAAGATCACCCTACACTTACAAG GCAAGGGGAAGACCTTGTTATGTGCATGGATATACAGCTGGTTGAAGCACTGTGTGGCTTTCAAAAACCTATCACAACACTGGATAATAGAACTATAATTATTACTTCTCATCCTG gCCAGACTGTCAAACATGGGGATATTAAGTGTGTGCTGAATGAAGGCATGCCAATATATCGTAGGCCATATGAAAAAGGACGTCTAATCATAGAGTTCAAG GTGAACTTCCCAGGTAGTGGCTTCTTCTCCTCAGATAAGTTGTATTTGCTGGAAAAACTGCTACCTGCAAGGCAGGCAGTagaagaaactgaggaaatGGAACAAGTGGATTTAATGGACTTTGATCCAGCTCAAGACAGAAGACATTGCTGTAATGGAGAAGCCTATGAAGATGATGAGCATCACCCTGGAGGTGGTGTTCAATGTCAGACTTCTTAA
- the LOC140650562 gene encoding dnaJ homolog subfamily A member 1-like isoform X4, with protein sequence MVKETLYYDVLGVKPSASAEELKKAYRKNVVHQLSISLEDLYNGATRKLALQKNVICDKCEGRGGRKGAIECCPNCRGTGMQIRIHQIGPGMVQQIQSVCMECQGHGERISPKDRCKSCTGRKIVREKKILEVHIDKGMKDGQKITFHGEGDQEPGLEPGDIIIVLDQKDHPTLTRQGEDLVMCMDIQLVEALCGFQKPITTLDNRTIIITSHPGQTVKHGDIKCVLNEGMPIYRRPYEKGRLIIEFKVNFPGSGFFSSDKLYLLEKLLPARQAVEETEEMEQVDLMDFDPAQDRRHCCNGEAYEDDEHHPGGGVQCQTS encoded by the exons ATGGTGAAGGAGACCCTGTATTATGATGTGCTGGGGGTGAAGCCCAGTGCCTCTGCTGAGGAGCTGAAGAAGGCGTACC GCAAAAATGTTGTTCATCAGTTGTCGATAAGCTTAGAAGATCTGTATAATGGTGCAACAAGAAAGCTGGCTTTGCAAAAGAATGTGATCTGTGACAAATGTGAAG GTCGTGGTGGTAGGAAGGGTGCAATAGAATGCTGTCCTAATTGCAGAGGCACAGGCATGCAAATCAGAATTCACCAGATTGGTCCAGGAATGGTGCAACAGATTCAGTCTGTATGTATGGAGTGTCAGGGGCATGGGGAGCGTATCAGCCCCAAGGACCGGTGCAAGAGCTGCACTGGCAGAAAAATTGTTAGAGAGAAGAAGATTCTAGAAGTTCACATTGACAAAG GAATGAAGGATGGTCAGAAAATAACATTCCATGGTGAAGGGGACCAAGAGCCAGGACTAGAGCCAGGGGACATAATTATCGTCTTGGATCAAAAAGATCACCCTACACTTACAAG GCAAGGGGAAGACCTTGTTATGTGCATGGATATACAGCTGGTTGAAGCACTGTGTGGCTTTCAAAAACCTATCACAACACTGGATAATAGAACTATAATTATTACTTCTCATCCTG gCCAGACTGTCAAACATGGGGATATTAAGTGTGTGCTGAATGAAGGCATGCCAATATATCGTAGGCCATATGAAAAAGGACGTCTAATCATAGAGTTCAAG GTGAACTTCCCAGGTAGTGGCTTCTTCTCCTCAGATAAGTTGTATTTGCTGGAAAAACTGCTACCTGCAAGGCAGGCAGTagaagaaactgaggaaatGGAACAAGTGGATTTAATGGACTTTGATCCAGCTCAAGACAGAAGACATTGCTGTAATGGAGAAGCCTATGAAGATGATGAGCATCACCCTGGAGGTGGTGTTCAATGTCAGACTTCTTAA
- the LOC140650562 gene encoding dnaJ homolog subfamily A member 1-like isoform X5 gives MDIFDLFFGGGGRMQRERRGKNVVHQLSISLEDLYNGATRKLALQKNVICDKCEGRGGRKGAIECCPNCRGTGMQIRIHQIGPGMVQQIQSVCMECQGHGERISPKDRCKSCTGRKIVREKKILEVHIDKGMKDGQKITFHGEGDQEPGLEPGDIIIVLDQKDHPTLTRQGEDLVMCMDIQLVEALCGFQKPITTLDNRTIIITSHPGQTVKHGDIKCVLNEGMPIYRRPYEKGRLIIEFKVNFPGSGFFSSDKLYLLEKLLPARQAVEETEEMEQVDLMDFDPAQDRRHCCNGEAYEDDEHHPGGGVQCQTS, from the exons ATGGACATATTTGACTTGTTCTTTGGAGGTGGTGGGAGGATGCAAAGGGAGAGACGAG GCAAAAATGTTGTTCATCAGTTGTCGATAAGCTTAGAAGATCTGTATAATGGTGCAACAAGAAAGCTGGCTTTGCAAAAGAATGTGATCTGTGACAAATGTGAAG GTCGTGGTGGTAGGAAGGGTGCAATAGAATGCTGTCCTAATTGCAGAGGCACAGGCATGCAAATCAGAATTCACCAGATTGGTCCAGGAATGGTGCAACAGATTCAGTCTGTATGTATGGAGTGTCAGGGGCATGGGGAGCGTATCAGCCCCAAGGACCGGTGCAAGAGCTGCACTGGCAGAAAAATTGTTAGAGAGAAGAAGATTCTAGAAGTTCACATTGACAAAG GAATGAAGGATGGTCAGAAAATAACATTCCATGGTGAAGGGGACCAAGAGCCAGGACTAGAGCCAGGGGACATAATTATCGTCTTGGATCAAAAAGATCACCCTACACTTACAAG GCAAGGGGAAGACCTTGTTATGTGCATGGATATACAGCTGGTTGAAGCACTGTGTGGCTTTCAAAAACCTATCACAACACTGGATAATAGAACTATAATTATTACTTCTCATCCTG gCCAGACTGTCAAACATGGGGATATTAAGTGTGTGCTGAATGAAGGCATGCCAATATATCGTAGGCCATATGAAAAAGGACGTCTAATCATAGAGTTCAAG GTGAACTTCCCAGGTAGTGGCTTCTTCTCCTCAGATAAGTTGTATTTGCTGGAAAAACTGCTACCTGCAAGGCAGGCAGTagaagaaactgaggaaatGGAACAAGTGGATTTAATGGACTTTGATCCAGCTCAAGACAGAAGACATTGCTGTAATGGAGAAGCCTATGAAGATGATGAGCATCACCCTGGAGGTGGTGTTCAATGTCAGACTTCTTAA